Within the Sphingobium baderi genome, the region CGAAAAGCTGAAAGCCGAAGCCGTCGGCCACTTCGCCAGCGGCTGGGCCGCGCTGATCCTGAAGGACGGCAAGCTGGAAGTGACCAGCTACCATGACGCCGACACCCCGGTCGCGCATGAAGGTCATGCGCCGCTGCTGATCCTCGATGTGTGGGAACATGCCTATTATATCGACTATCGCAACGCCCGGCCCAACTATGCCGACCGCGTGCTCAAGGAAGCGATCAACTGGGACTTCGCCGCCCAGAATCTTGACGGCAACGGCGTGAACCGCGCCGACCAGCCGGCCTGACAAGAATTGCGCCCGCCGCCAGGACCGCGGCGGGCGTTTTTCCTGATTTTTCCGATCCATAAGGCCGACCGCGAACCTTTTCTTAACCGGTTTTGGGGACTATGTTCCGTCAAATATGGGAACATGGAATGGATTTCGCCGAACTACGTCGGCAGCATGATGAAATCAGCGAAACGGCAAAGCGGATCGCAGTCATCATCACCCAGAGCAGTCAACCCGTCGGCGTCAGCCAGCTTCGCTGGCAGCTTGCGCGGCAATTAATGACTCATCTCGCGCTGGAAGACCGCTTTCTTTACCCCGCCATGCAGCGCTGCCCGGACAGGAAAGCGCGTGAAACCGCCTCGAACCTCCAGGCCGAAACCGGGCAGTTGGCGGAAAGCTTTTCCCACTACATGTCCTCATGGAACGAGGATCGGATGATCCGGGAATGGCCAGCTTTCTGCACGGAAACACGGGCGGTTCTCGACGCGCTGGCAGACCGGGTGACACGGGAAAACCGGATGCTTTATCCGCTCGCTGAACAGATGGCGCAGCAGGACCATCCCGTTTCGGCCCTCCGCGCCGGTTGATTGCTTAGTCAGCAGGCGAGGCCAGGTCGAGATCGCGGGCCAGGTCATCCAGATCCGCGCCGGGCCGCACCAGCAGCCATTCGCGGCTATCCGCGCCGTTGACCACGGTTACCGCGCCCTTGGGGCAAATGCCCAGACAATTGACCTCGACGATGCCGGCAGCCGCCTTGCGACCCTTTTTGAGCTTCAGGCGGCGGCGCAGCGCCTTGGCCAGCCGTTCATCCCCATTGGGGCCGAAGCCGCCGTCCAGCTTCTTCGAGCATTTGCGGCAGACCAGAACCGCGTTGGACCAGTTCGACCGGACGTGATCTTTCAATCCGCCCGCTCCCGCGGCTTCCATGTCCGCCGCTCTTCAGCCGCGCGCAGCACTTCATAGGCGGCCTGGATGG harbors:
- a CDS encoding hemerythrin domain-containing protein, whose amino-acid sequence is MDFAELRRQHDEISETAKRIAVIITQSSQPVGVSQLRWQLARQLMTHLALEDRFLYPAMQRCPDRKARETASNLQAETGQLAESFSHYMSSWNEDRMIREWPAFCTETRAVLDALADRVTRENRMLYPLAEQMAQQDHPVSALRAG